A part of Neovison vison isolate M4711 chromosome 6, ASM_NN_V1, whole genome shotgun sequence genomic DNA contains:
- the PNPLA6 gene encoding patatin-like phospholipase domain-containing protein 6 isoform X2, giving the protein MEAPLQTGMVLGVMIGAGVAVLVTAVLILLLVRRLRVPKTPAPDGPRYRFRKRDKVLFYGRKIMRKVSQSTSSLVDASVSTTSRPRMKKKLKMLNIAKKILRIQKEAPTLQRKEPPPAVLEADLTEGDLANSHLPSEVLYMLKNVRVLGHFEKPLFLELCRHMVFQRLSQGDYVFRPGQPDASIYVVQDGLLELCLPGPDGKECVVKEVVPGDSVNSLLSILDVITGHQHPQRTVSARAARDSTVLRLPVEAFSAVFTKYPESLVRVVQIIMVRLQRVTFLALHNYLGLTNELFSHEIQPLRLFPSPGLPARTSPVRGSKRMVSTSATEEPRESPGRPPDPTGAPLPGPAGDPVKPTSLEAPPAPLLSRCISMPVDISGLQGGPRSDFDMAYERGRISVSLQEEASGGPQAAPARTPTQEPREQPAGACEHSYGEDELAAGGCPFGPYQGRQTSSIFEAAKRELAKLMRIEDPSLLNSRVLLHHAKAGTIIARQGDQDVSLHFVLWGCLHVYQRMIDKAEDVCLFVAQPGELVGQLAVLTGEPLIFTLRAQRDCTFLRISKSDFYEIMRAQPSVVLSAAHTVAARMSPFVRQMDFAIDWTAVEAGRALYRQGDRSDCTYIVLNGRLRSVIQRGSGKKELVGEYGRGDLIGVVEALTRQPRATTVHAVRDTELAKLPEGTLGHIKRRYPQVVTRLIHLLSQKILGNLQQLQGPFPGSGLGVPPHSELTNPASNLATVAVLPVCAEVPMVAFTLELQHALQAIGPTLLLNSDIIRARLGASALDSIQEFRLSGWLAQQEDAHRIVLYQTDASLTPWTVRCLRQADCILIVGLGDQEPTLGQLEQMLENTAVRALKQLVLLHREEGAGPTRTVEWLNMRSWCSGHLHLRCPRRLFSRRSPAKLHELYEKVFSKRADRHSDFSRLARVLTGNTIALVLGGGGARGCSHIGVLKALEEAGVPVDLVGGTSIGSFIGALYAEERSASRTKQRAREWAKSMTSVLEPVLDLTYPVTSMFTGSAFNRSIHRVFQDKQIEDLWLPYFNVTTDITASAMRVHKDGSLWRYVRASMTLSGYLPPLCDPKDGHLLMDGGYINNLPADIARSMGAKTVIAIDVGSQDETDLSTYGDSLSGWWLLWKRLNPWADKIKVPDMAEIQSRLAYVSCVRQLEVVKSSSYCEYLRPPIDCFKTMDFGKFDQIYDVGYQYGKAVFGGWSRGDIIEKMLTDRRSADLNESRRADVLAFPSSGFTDLAEIVSRIEPPTSYVSDGCADGEESDCLTEYEEDAGPDCSRDEGGSPEGASPSTASEMEEEKSLLRHRRCLPLDPPGSAAEA; this is encoded by the exons ATGGAGGCTCCGTTGCAAACAGGAATG GTGCTGGGCGTGATGATTGGGGCCGGAGTCGCGGTGCTGGTCACGGCCGTGCTCATCCTCCTGCTGGTGCGGAGGCTGCGAGTGCCGA AAACGCCAGCACCCGACGGCCCCCGGTATCGATTTCGGAAGAGGGACAAAGTGCTCTTCTATGGTCGAAAGATTATGCGGAAG GTATCACAATCTACTTCCTCTCTGGTGGATGCTTCTGTCTCCACCACCTCCCGGCCACGCATGAAGAAGAAACTTAAGATGCTCAACATTGCCAAAAA GATCCTTCGTATCCAGAAAGAGGCACCAACGCTGCAACGAAAGGAGCCCCCACCGGCAGTGCTCGAGGCTGACTTGACGGAGGGTGACCTGGCTAACTCCCACCTGCCCTCCGAGGTGCTCTACATGCTCAAGAATGTCCG GGTGCTGGGCCACTTCGAGAAGCCGCTCTTCCTGGAGCTCTGTCGACACATGGTCTTCCAGCGGCTCAGCCAGGGGGATTACGTCTTCCGGCCGGGCCAGCCGGATGCCAGTATCTACGTGGTGCAGGACGGGTTGCTGGAGCTCTGTCTCCCGGGGCCG GATGGGAAGGAGTGTGTGGTGAAGGAAGTGGTCCCCGGGGACAGCGTCAACAGCCTTCTGAGCATCCTGGATGTCATCACT GGCCACCAGCACCCGCAGCGGACCGTGTCTGCCCGGGCAGCCCGAGACTCCACAGTGCTGCGGCTGCCCGTGGAGGCCTTCTCTGCCGTGTTCACCAAGTACCCCGAGAGTTTGGTGCGGGTGGTGCAG ATCATCATGGTGAGGCTGCAGCGGGTCACCTTTCTGGCGCTTCACAACTACCTGGGTTTGACCAACGAGCTGTTCAGCCAC GAGATCCAGCCCCTGCGCctcttccccagccctggcctcccAGCCCGCACCAGCCCCGTGCGCGGCTCCAAGCGGATGGTCAGTACCTCAGCTACGGAGGAGCCTAGGGAGAGTCCCGGCCGGCCGCCTGACCCCACTGGGGCCCCACTACCTGGACCTGCAG GGGACCCAGTGAAGCCTACGTCCCTGGAGGCTCCCCCGGCCCCCCTGCTGAGTCGCTGCATCTCCATGCCAGTGGACATTTCAG GCTTGCAGGGTGGCCCCCGCTCGGACTTTGACATGGCGTATGAACGTGGCCGGATCTCCGTGTCCCTGCAGGAAGAGGCTTCAGGGGGGCCCCAGGCAGCTCCCGCTCGG ACCCCCACTCAGGAGCCCCGGGAGCAGCCAGCAGGGGCCTGTGAGCACAGCTACGGCGAGGATGAGCTGGCTGCCGGTGGCTGCCCCTTCGGGCCCTACCAGGGACGCCAGACAAGCAGCATCTTTGAGGCAGCAAAGCGGGAGCTGGCGAAACTGATGCGGATTGAG GACCCCTCCCTTCTGAACAGCCGGGTCTTGCTACATCACGCCAAAGCTGGTACCATCATCGCCCGCCAGGGAGACCAG GATGTGAGCCTGCACTTTGTGCTGTGGGGCTGCCTGCATGTCTACCAGCGCATGATTGACAAGGCAGAGGACGTGTGCCTGTTCGTGGCACAACCTGGGGAGCTGGTGGGCCAGCTGGCAGTGCTCACCGGTGAGCCCCTCATCTTCACACTGAGAGCCCAGCGTGACTGCACCTTCCTGAGGATCTCTAAGTCCGACTTCTATGA GATTATGCGAGCACAACCCAGTGTGGTGCTGAGTGCCGCGCACACCGTGGCCGCAAGGATGTCGCCCTTCGTCCGCCAGATGGACTTTGCCATCGACTGGACAGCGGTGGAGGCCGGCCGTGCTTTGTACAG gcagggCGACCGCTCAGACTGCACCTACATTGTGCTCAATGGACGGCTGCGCAGTGTCATTCAGCGGGGAAGCGGCAAGAAGGAGCTAGTGGGCGAGTACGGCCGCGGGGACCTCATTGGCGTG gTGGAGGCGCTGACACGGCAGCCTCGTGCCACTACGGTGCACGCGGTGCGCGACACGGAGCTGGCCAAACTCCCGGAGGGCACGCTGGGCCACATCAAACGGCGATACCCGCAG GTCGTAACTCGTCTCATCCACCTGCTAAGCCAGAAGATTTTAGGGAATTTGCAGCAGCTGCAGGGACCCTTCCCAG GCTCGGGACTAGGCGTGCCCCCTCACTCGGAGCTTACCAACCCAGCCAGCAACCTGGCAACGGTGGCCGTCCTGCCGGTGTGTGCTGAGgtgcccatggtggccttcaCTCTGGAGCTGCAGCATGCTCTGCAAGCCATCg GTCCCACACTCCTCCTCAACAGTGACATCATCCGGGCCCGCCTGGGGGCTTCTGCTCTGGATAG CATCCAGGAGTTCCGGCTGTCGGGGTGGCTGGCCCAGCAGGAGGACGCACACCGCATCGTTCTCTACCAGACCGACGCCTCGCTGACACCCTGGACCGTCCGCTGCCTGCGACAGGCCGACTGCATCCTCATCGTGGGCCTGGGCGACCAGGAGCCCACTCTTGGCCAG CTGGAGCAGATGCTGGAGAACACAGCGGTGCGCGCCCTCAAGCAGCTGGTCTTGCTGCACCGGGAGGAGGGCGCGGGCCCCACGCGCACGGTGGAGTGGCTGAACATGCGCAGCTGGTGCTCGGGGCACTTGCATCTGCGCTGTCCGCGCCGCCTCTTCTCCCGCCGCAGCCCCGCCAAGCTG CACGAGCTCTATGAGAAGGTTTTCTCCAAGCGCGCGGACAGGCACAGCGACTTCTCCCGCCTAGCGCGGGTGCTCACCGGCAACACCATCGCCCTGGTGCTGGGCGGGGGCGGTGCCAG GGGCTGCTCACACATCGGCGTGCTGAAGGCGTTGGAGGAAGCAGGGGTACCTGTGGACCTAGTAGGCGGCACATCCATCGGCTCCTTCATCGGGGCCCTGTACGCGGAGGAAAGGAGCGCCAGTCGCACGAAGCAGCGGGCCCGGGAGTGGGCCAAG AGCATGACCTCGGTGTTGGAGCCAGTGCTGGACCTCACGTACCCCGTCACCTCCATGTTCACCGGCTCGGCCTTCAACCGCAGCATCCACCGGGTCTTCCAGGACAAGCAGATTGAG GACCTGTGGCTGCCCTACTTCAACGTGACCACGGACATCACCGCCTCAGCCATGCGTGTCCACAAAGACG GCTCCCTGTGGCGCTACGTCCGCGCCAGCATGACGCTCTCGGGCTACCTGCCGCCGCTGTGCGACCCGAAGGACGGGCACCTCCTCATGGACGGCGGCTACATCAACAACCTGCCAG CGGACATCGCCCGCAGTATGGGTGCCAAGACGGTCATCGCCATCGATGTGGGAAGCCAGGATGAGACGGACCTCAGCACCTACGGGGACAGCCTGTCTGGCTGGTGGCTGCTGTGGAAGCGGTTAAACCCCTGGGCCGACAAGATCAAGGTTCCAGACATGGCCGAGATCCAGTCCCGCCTGGCCTATGTGTCCTGCGTGCGGCAATTGGAGGTCGTTAAGTCCAGCTCCTACTGCGAGTACCTGCGCCCGCCCATCGACTGCTTCAAGACCATGGACTTCGGGAAATTCGACCAGATCTAT GATGTGGGCTACCAGTACGGGAAGGCTGTGTTTGGGGGCTGGAGCCGGGGCGACATAATTGAAAAGATGCTCACGGACCGGCGATCTGCTGACCTTAACGAGAGCCGCCGCGCAGAC GTGCTGGCCTTCCCCAGCTCTGGCTTCACTGACTTGGCGGAGATTGTGTCCCGGATTGAGCCCCCCACGAGCTACGTTTCTGACGGCTGTGCTGATG GGGAGGAGTCGGACTGCCTGACAGAGTATGAGGAGGACGCAGGCCCTGACTGCTCACGGGACGAGGGCGGCTCTCCCGAGGGCGCGAGCCCCAGCACTGCCTCCGAGATG gaggaggagaagtccCTTCTCCGGCACCGGCGCTGTCTGCCCCTGGACCCTCCAGGCTCAGCTGCGGAGGCCTGA
- the PNPLA6 gene encoding patatin-like phospholipase domain-containing protein 6 isoform X1, translating to MGTPRQGPAVTSSGAANLTEWGGDGGVPASGEGSAGRVCDAQPVPFVPQVLGVMIGAGVAVLVTAVLILLLVRRLRVPKTPAPDGPRYRFRKRDKVLFYGRKIMRKVSQSTSSLVDASVSTTSRPRMKKKLKMLNIAKKILRIQKEAPTLQRKEPPPAVLEADLTEGDLANSHLPSEVLYMLKNVRVLGHFEKPLFLELCRHMVFQRLSQGDYVFRPGQPDASIYVVQDGLLELCLPGPDGKECVVKEVVPGDSVNSLLSILDVITGHQHPQRTVSARAARDSTVLRLPVEAFSAVFTKYPESLVRVVQIIMVRLQRVTFLALHNYLGLTNELFSHEIQPLRLFPSPGLPARTSPVRGSKRMVSTSATEEPRESPGRPPDPTGAPLPGPAGDPVKPTSLEAPPAPLLSRCISMPVDISGLQGGPRSDFDMAYERGRISVSLQEEASGGPQAAPARTPTQEPREQPAGACEHSYGEDELAAGGCPFGPYQGRQTSSIFEAAKRELAKLMRIEDPSLLNSRVLLHHAKAGTIIARQGDQDVSLHFVLWGCLHVYQRMIDKAEDVCLFVAQPGELVGQLAVLTGEPLIFTLRAQRDCTFLRISKSDFYEIMRAQPSVVLSAAHTVAARMSPFVRQMDFAIDWTAVEAGRALYRQGDRSDCTYIVLNGRLRSVIQRGSGKKELVGEYGRGDLIGVVEALTRQPRATTVHAVRDTELAKLPEGTLGHIKRRYPQVVTRLIHLLSQKILGNLQQLQGPFPGSGLGVPPHSELTNPASNLATVAVLPVCAEVPMVAFTLELQHALQAIGPTLLLNSDIIRARLGASALDSIQEFRLSGWLAQQEDAHRIVLYQTDASLTPWTVRCLRQADCILIVGLGDQEPTLGQLEQMLENTAVRALKQLVLLHREEGAGPTRTVEWLNMRSWCSGHLHLRCPRRLFSRRSPAKLHELYEKVFSKRADRHSDFSRLARVLTGNTIALVLGGGGARGCSHIGVLKALEEAGVPVDLVGGTSIGSFIGALYAEERSASRTKQRAREWAKSMTSVLEPVLDLTYPVTSMFTGSAFNRSIHRVFQDKQIEDLWLPYFNVTTDITASAMRVHKDGSLWRYVRASMTLSGYLPPLCDPKDGHLLMDGGYINNLPADIARSMGAKTVIAIDVGSQDETDLSTYGDSLSGWWLLWKRLNPWADKIKVPDMAEIQSRLAYVSCVRQLEVVKSSSYCEYLRPPIDCFKTMDFGKFDQIYDVGYQYGKAVFGGWSRGDIIEKMLTDRRSADLNESRRADVLAFPSSGFTDLAEIVSRIEPPTSYVSDGCADGEESDCLTEYEEDAGPDCSRDEGGSPEGASPSTASEMEEEKSLLRHRRCLPLDPPGSAAEA from the exons ATGGGGACGCCAAGGCAGGGGCCGGCTGTGACCTCCTCGGGGGCGGCGAACTTGACCGAATGGGGTGGAGACGGGGGCGTCCCGGCCTCCGGGGAAGGCTCTGCAGGCCGTGTATGCGATGCGCAGCCAGTGCCCTTCGTCCCTCAGGTGCTGGGCGTGATGATTGGGGCCGGAGTCGCGGTGCTGGTCACGGCCGTGCTCATCCTCCTGCTGGTGCGGAGGCTGCGAGTGCCGA AAACGCCAGCACCCGACGGCCCCCGGTATCGATTTCGGAAGAGGGACAAAGTGCTCTTCTATGGTCGAAAGATTATGCGGAAG GTATCACAATCTACTTCCTCTCTGGTGGATGCTTCTGTCTCCACCACCTCCCGGCCACGCATGAAGAAGAAACTTAAGATGCTCAACATTGCCAAAAA GATCCTTCGTATCCAGAAAGAGGCACCAACGCTGCAACGAAAGGAGCCCCCACCGGCAGTGCTCGAGGCTGACTTGACGGAGGGTGACCTGGCTAACTCCCACCTGCCCTCCGAGGTGCTCTACATGCTCAAGAATGTCCG GGTGCTGGGCCACTTCGAGAAGCCGCTCTTCCTGGAGCTCTGTCGACACATGGTCTTCCAGCGGCTCAGCCAGGGGGATTACGTCTTCCGGCCGGGCCAGCCGGATGCCAGTATCTACGTGGTGCAGGACGGGTTGCTGGAGCTCTGTCTCCCGGGGCCG GATGGGAAGGAGTGTGTGGTGAAGGAAGTGGTCCCCGGGGACAGCGTCAACAGCCTTCTGAGCATCCTGGATGTCATCACT GGCCACCAGCACCCGCAGCGGACCGTGTCTGCCCGGGCAGCCCGAGACTCCACAGTGCTGCGGCTGCCCGTGGAGGCCTTCTCTGCCGTGTTCACCAAGTACCCCGAGAGTTTGGTGCGGGTGGTGCAG ATCATCATGGTGAGGCTGCAGCGGGTCACCTTTCTGGCGCTTCACAACTACCTGGGTTTGACCAACGAGCTGTTCAGCCAC GAGATCCAGCCCCTGCGCctcttccccagccctggcctcccAGCCCGCACCAGCCCCGTGCGCGGCTCCAAGCGGATGGTCAGTACCTCAGCTACGGAGGAGCCTAGGGAGAGTCCCGGCCGGCCGCCTGACCCCACTGGGGCCCCACTACCTGGACCTGCAG GGGACCCAGTGAAGCCTACGTCCCTGGAGGCTCCCCCGGCCCCCCTGCTGAGTCGCTGCATCTCCATGCCAGTGGACATTTCAG GCTTGCAGGGTGGCCCCCGCTCGGACTTTGACATGGCGTATGAACGTGGCCGGATCTCCGTGTCCCTGCAGGAAGAGGCTTCAGGGGGGCCCCAGGCAGCTCCCGCTCGG ACCCCCACTCAGGAGCCCCGGGAGCAGCCAGCAGGGGCCTGTGAGCACAGCTACGGCGAGGATGAGCTGGCTGCCGGTGGCTGCCCCTTCGGGCCCTACCAGGGACGCCAGACAAGCAGCATCTTTGAGGCAGCAAAGCGGGAGCTGGCGAAACTGATGCGGATTGAG GACCCCTCCCTTCTGAACAGCCGGGTCTTGCTACATCACGCCAAAGCTGGTACCATCATCGCCCGCCAGGGAGACCAG GATGTGAGCCTGCACTTTGTGCTGTGGGGCTGCCTGCATGTCTACCAGCGCATGATTGACAAGGCAGAGGACGTGTGCCTGTTCGTGGCACAACCTGGGGAGCTGGTGGGCCAGCTGGCAGTGCTCACCGGTGAGCCCCTCATCTTCACACTGAGAGCCCAGCGTGACTGCACCTTCCTGAGGATCTCTAAGTCCGACTTCTATGA GATTATGCGAGCACAACCCAGTGTGGTGCTGAGTGCCGCGCACACCGTGGCCGCAAGGATGTCGCCCTTCGTCCGCCAGATGGACTTTGCCATCGACTGGACAGCGGTGGAGGCCGGCCGTGCTTTGTACAG gcagggCGACCGCTCAGACTGCACCTACATTGTGCTCAATGGACGGCTGCGCAGTGTCATTCAGCGGGGAAGCGGCAAGAAGGAGCTAGTGGGCGAGTACGGCCGCGGGGACCTCATTGGCGTG gTGGAGGCGCTGACACGGCAGCCTCGTGCCACTACGGTGCACGCGGTGCGCGACACGGAGCTGGCCAAACTCCCGGAGGGCACGCTGGGCCACATCAAACGGCGATACCCGCAG GTCGTAACTCGTCTCATCCACCTGCTAAGCCAGAAGATTTTAGGGAATTTGCAGCAGCTGCAGGGACCCTTCCCAG GCTCGGGACTAGGCGTGCCCCCTCACTCGGAGCTTACCAACCCAGCCAGCAACCTGGCAACGGTGGCCGTCCTGCCGGTGTGTGCTGAGgtgcccatggtggccttcaCTCTGGAGCTGCAGCATGCTCTGCAAGCCATCg GTCCCACACTCCTCCTCAACAGTGACATCATCCGGGCCCGCCTGGGGGCTTCTGCTCTGGATAG CATCCAGGAGTTCCGGCTGTCGGGGTGGCTGGCCCAGCAGGAGGACGCACACCGCATCGTTCTCTACCAGACCGACGCCTCGCTGACACCCTGGACCGTCCGCTGCCTGCGACAGGCCGACTGCATCCTCATCGTGGGCCTGGGCGACCAGGAGCCCACTCTTGGCCAG CTGGAGCAGATGCTGGAGAACACAGCGGTGCGCGCCCTCAAGCAGCTGGTCTTGCTGCACCGGGAGGAGGGCGCGGGCCCCACGCGCACGGTGGAGTGGCTGAACATGCGCAGCTGGTGCTCGGGGCACTTGCATCTGCGCTGTCCGCGCCGCCTCTTCTCCCGCCGCAGCCCCGCCAAGCTG CACGAGCTCTATGAGAAGGTTTTCTCCAAGCGCGCGGACAGGCACAGCGACTTCTCCCGCCTAGCGCGGGTGCTCACCGGCAACACCATCGCCCTGGTGCTGGGCGGGGGCGGTGCCAG GGGCTGCTCACACATCGGCGTGCTGAAGGCGTTGGAGGAAGCAGGGGTACCTGTGGACCTAGTAGGCGGCACATCCATCGGCTCCTTCATCGGGGCCCTGTACGCGGAGGAAAGGAGCGCCAGTCGCACGAAGCAGCGGGCCCGGGAGTGGGCCAAG AGCATGACCTCGGTGTTGGAGCCAGTGCTGGACCTCACGTACCCCGTCACCTCCATGTTCACCGGCTCGGCCTTCAACCGCAGCATCCACCGGGTCTTCCAGGACAAGCAGATTGAG GACCTGTGGCTGCCCTACTTCAACGTGACCACGGACATCACCGCCTCAGCCATGCGTGTCCACAAAGACG GCTCCCTGTGGCGCTACGTCCGCGCCAGCATGACGCTCTCGGGCTACCTGCCGCCGCTGTGCGACCCGAAGGACGGGCACCTCCTCATGGACGGCGGCTACATCAACAACCTGCCAG CGGACATCGCCCGCAGTATGGGTGCCAAGACGGTCATCGCCATCGATGTGGGAAGCCAGGATGAGACGGACCTCAGCACCTACGGGGACAGCCTGTCTGGCTGGTGGCTGCTGTGGAAGCGGTTAAACCCCTGGGCCGACAAGATCAAGGTTCCAGACATGGCCGAGATCCAGTCCCGCCTGGCCTATGTGTCCTGCGTGCGGCAATTGGAGGTCGTTAAGTCCAGCTCCTACTGCGAGTACCTGCGCCCGCCCATCGACTGCTTCAAGACCATGGACTTCGGGAAATTCGACCAGATCTAT GATGTGGGCTACCAGTACGGGAAGGCTGTGTTTGGGGGCTGGAGCCGGGGCGACATAATTGAAAAGATGCTCACGGACCGGCGATCTGCTGACCTTAACGAGAGCCGCCGCGCAGAC GTGCTGGCCTTCCCCAGCTCTGGCTTCACTGACTTGGCGGAGATTGTGTCCCGGATTGAGCCCCCCACGAGCTACGTTTCTGACGGCTGTGCTGATG GGGAGGAGTCGGACTGCCTGACAGAGTATGAGGAGGACGCAGGCCCTGACTGCTCACGGGACGAGGGCGGCTCTCCCGAGGGCGCGAGCCCCAGCACTGCCTCCGAGATG gaggaggagaagtccCTTCTCCGGCACCGGCGCTGTCTGCCCCTGGACCCTCCAGGCTCAGCTGCGGAGGCCTGA